In a single window of the Leifsonia sp. 1010 genome:
- the trmD gene encoding tRNA (guanosine(37)-N1)-methyltransferase TrmD produces the protein MRIDIVTIFPTFFDVLDISLLGKARQSGLIELGVHDLRDHTHDRHRTVDDTPYGGGAGMVMKPEPWGEALDGILNGASDPVVIFPSPAGEVFTQSIARELAQEQHLVFGCGRYEGIDQRVFDDTAARARVRLMSIGDYVLNGGEVATMAMIEAVGRLIPGVVGNPESLVEESHEDGLLEYPSYTKPAVWRGREVPPVLLSGNHGAVDAWRREQQLERTRAVRPDLLP, from the coding sequence ATGCGCATCGACATCGTCACGATCTTCCCGACCTTCTTCGATGTGCTCGACATCTCCCTGCTCGGCAAGGCCCGGCAGTCCGGCCTCATCGAGCTCGGCGTCCACGACCTGCGCGACCACACGCACGACCGGCACCGGACGGTCGACGACACCCCGTACGGCGGGGGAGCCGGCATGGTCATGAAGCCGGAGCCGTGGGGCGAGGCGCTCGACGGCATCCTGAACGGCGCGTCCGACCCCGTCGTGATCTTCCCGTCGCCGGCCGGGGAGGTCTTCACCCAGTCGATCGCGCGCGAGCTGGCGCAGGAGCAGCACCTGGTGTTCGGCTGCGGGCGCTACGAGGGGATCGATCAGCGCGTCTTCGACGACACCGCGGCTCGCGCGCGGGTGCGGCTCATGAGCATCGGGGACTACGTGCTCAACGGCGGGGAGGTCGCGACGATGGCGATGATCGAGGCGGTCGGCCGGCTCATCCCGGGCGTCGTCGGCAACCCCGAGAGCCTCGTCGAGGAGTCGCACGAGGACGGGCTGCTCGAGTACCCCAGCTACACGAAGCCGGCCGTCTGGCGCGGCCGGGAGGTTCCTCCCGTGCTGCTCTCCGGCAACCACGGGGCCGTCGACGCGTGGCGTCGCGAGCAGCAGCTCGAGCGCACGCGCGCCGTCCGCCCCGACCTCCTCCCGTGA
- a CDS encoding YraN family protein has product MAEKDELGRRGEQVAAEWLQENGYTLIDRNWRCPSGELDLVLRRGTTMVFAEVKTRSSLTFGHPFEAITSRKAARLRRLAAAWCREREPGAVAVRIDAVAVTDAWSDRPVVEHLTGIA; this is encoded by the coding sequence ATGGCTGAGAAAGACGAATTGGGCCGCCGCGGCGAGCAGGTCGCTGCTGAGTGGCTGCAGGAGAACGGGTACACCCTCATCGACCGCAACTGGCGGTGCCCGTCGGGGGAGCTCGACCTGGTCCTGCGGCGCGGCACAACGATGGTGTTCGCGGAGGTGAAGACGCGGTCGTCGCTGACGTTCGGGCACCCGTTCGAAGCGATCACATCGCGGAAAGCGGCTCGCTTGCGGCGTCTCGCCGCGGCGTGGTGCCGTGAGCGGGAGCCAGGGGCCGTCGCGGTGCGTATCGACGCGGTCGCCGTCACCGACGCGTGGAGCGATCGACCGGTCGTCGAGCACCTGACCGGGATCGCCTGA
- a CDS encoding tyrosine recombinase XerC — translation MILDAAIEQYERHLRVERGYSPQTIRAYRSDLGALAAFAAERGVSSPEGLTLDLYRDWLWEGSKRGLAKSTLARRAASVRGFSAWVTRQAEGTRSAGAASEAQGGRRGAHGSEGAVRGVEYSSASGGGSAAGTGPDHAVVDPAVADAGPGHAVVDPTVAETGPNHAVADPAAGEAAADRAVADPAARLRSPKADKTLPRVITREQMDEILEGLAARAADGDPGSLRDVAVIELLYAAGIRVSELTGLDVDDVDLDRLTVRVVGKGSKERVVPFGVPALRAIRAWLSGGRPRLAGAGSGPALFLGARGARLGSRAVYELVAGLLADVPGRGPSGPHALRHTAATHLLDGGADLRAVQELLGHASLGTTQIYTHVSTERLKEAYRIAHPRA, via the coding sequence GTGATTCTGGATGCGGCCATCGAGCAGTACGAGCGGCACCTGCGGGTGGAGCGCGGGTACTCGCCGCAGACGATCCGCGCCTACCGGTCGGACCTGGGGGCGCTCGCCGCCTTCGCGGCGGAGCGGGGCGTCTCGTCCCCGGAGGGCTTGACGCTCGACCTCTACCGCGACTGGCTCTGGGAGGGCTCCAAGCGGGGTCTCGCGAAGTCAACGCTCGCGAGGCGGGCGGCGTCGGTCCGCGGCTTCAGTGCCTGGGTGACCCGACAAGCCGAGGGGACTCGGAGTGCCGGCGCGGCCTCGGAGGCGCAGGGCGGACGTCGTGGCGCTCACGGCTCGGAGGGGGCGGTCCGTGGGGTCGAGTATTCGTCCGCGTCAGGCGGAGGGTCTGCGGCAGGGACCGGGCCGGATCATGCGGTCGTAGACCCGGCCGTGGCTGACGCGGGGCCGGGTCATGCGGTCGTAGACCCGACCGTGGCGGAGACGGGGCCGAACCATGCGGTTGCGGACCCGGCCGCGGGGGAGGCGGCTGCGGATCGTGCCGTTGCGGACCCCGCCGCGCGGCTGCGGTCGCCGAAGGCGGACAAGACGCTTCCGAGAGTGATCACGCGGGAGCAGATGGACGAGATCCTCGAGGGGCTCGCCGCGCGGGCGGCGGACGGCGACCCCGGGTCGCTCCGCGATGTGGCGGTGATCGAGCTGCTGTACGCGGCCGGCATCCGAGTCTCGGAGCTCACGGGGCTCGACGTCGACGATGTCGACCTCGACCGCCTGACTGTCCGTGTGGTCGGTAAGGGGTCCAAGGAACGGGTCGTGCCGTTCGGGGTGCCGGCGCTGCGCGCCATCCGTGCCTGGCTGTCGGGCGGGCGTCCGCGGCTGGCAGGTGCCGGGTCGGGGCCGGCGCTGTTCCTCGGTGCGCGGGGCGCGCGTCTGGGCAGCCGTGCCGTCTACGAGCTGGTCGCCGGGTTGCTCGCCGATGTGCCAGGGCGAGGGCCTTCCGGGCCCCACGCTCTCCGTCACACGGCCGCGACGCACCTGCTCGACGGCGGGGCGGACCTCCGGGCCGTGCAGGAACTGCTCGGCCACGCCAGCCTCGGGACCACCCAGATCTACACCCACGTCTCGACCGAACGGCTGAAAGAGGCCTACCGCATCGCCCACCCGCGCGCGTGA
- the dprA gene encoding DNA-processing protein DprA has translation MSAQCDGCAVAQHAVGDGKDEGVVGEPLTGAARTDVPSMPETGRRSASVISGLSDGDVGRLVAGVSSGPLDRGAGTSQLNAERFARAALTTAIEPGDLEAGRLVGALGAVGLLRAIVEGHEAEQVLRLARHTDALTRPPGEESMLSAGRMGEQFGHRFETDEGRAAAGTSALTLESFPPERPPVDARAVRRVAECLGRWRSRLSVEESCRALERAARLGAVLVTPDTECWPEGFASLEDGEPLALWIRGDPQRLALLARSVALVGARASTDYGEHVAMEAAAGLARRGFAVVSGGAYGIDAAAHRAALASGGLTVAFLAGGVDRLYPAGNNELLRRVAREGVLAAELPPGNAPTRWRFLMRNRLIAAAASATVVVEAGRRSGSLNTAGHAAQLGRPLGAVPGSILSPASAGCHRLIREYAAICVTSAEEMAELADPLGTGPTDEPGSAAADTVMVPSDGGDAEGAVLSALSSARGASADEIAARSALPFTTVAAILGRLDLAGRARESGEGWTLSERRHA, from the coding sequence ATGAGCGCCCAGTGCGACGGGTGCGCGGTGGCGCAGCATGCCGTGGGTGACGGAAAGGACGAGGGCGTTGTCGGTGAACCGCTGACCGGCGCGGCACGCACCGATGTGCCGTCGATGCCTGAGACCGGACGCCGTTCCGCATCGGTCATCTCGGGTCTGTCCGATGGCGACGTGGGGCGCCTGGTGGCAGGGGTCTCCAGCGGTCCGCTGGATCGCGGAGCAGGGACGTCCCAGCTGAACGCCGAACGGTTCGCGCGAGCCGCATTGACGACGGCGATCGAACCCGGAGACCTGGAGGCCGGGCGCCTGGTGGGTGCGCTGGGCGCGGTCGGACTGCTCCGAGCCATCGTGGAAGGCCACGAAGCGGAGCAGGTGCTGCGCCTCGCGCGCCACACGGACGCCCTCACGCGGCCTCCCGGGGAGGAGTCGATGCTGTCGGCGGGACGAATGGGCGAGCAGTTCGGGCACCGGTTCGAGACAGACGAGGGTCGGGCTGCCGCAGGCACCTCTGCCTTGACGCTCGAGAGCTTCCCGCCGGAGCGCCCACCCGTCGACGCACGGGCGGTCCGGCGGGTCGCCGAGTGCCTCGGACGTTGGAGGTCGCGGCTCTCCGTGGAGGAGTCCTGCCGTGCCCTCGAGCGGGCGGCACGACTCGGCGCGGTCCTGGTGACACCCGACACGGAATGTTGGCCGGAGGGCTTCGCGTCGCTCGAGGACGGAGAGCCGCTCGCGCTGTGGATCCGTGGCGATCCTCAGCGACTGGCGCTGCTAGCTCGTTCGGTCGCTCTCGTGGGCGCCCGGGCCTCGACCGACTACGGGGAACACGTGGCGATGGAAGCCGCCGCCGGACTGGCCCGACGCGGCTTCGCCGTCGTGTCCGGGGGTGCGTACGGAATCGATGCGGCGGCCCACCGAGCGGCGCTGGCGAGCGGCGGGCTGACCGTCGCCTTCCTCGCCGGAGGGGTCGACCGTCTCTACCCGGCAGGGAACAACGAACTGCTGCGTCGCGTCGCCCGGGAGGGTGTGCTCGCCGCCGAACTCCCTCCGGGCAACGCGCCGACCCGGTGGCGGTTCCTGATGCGCAATCGCCTGATCGCCGCTGCGGCGAGCGCGACGGTCGTGGTCGAGGCGGGGCGACGGTCCGGTTCCCTCAACACCGCAGGCCACGCTGCCCAGCTCGGGCGACCGCTCGGGGCGGTTCCGGGCAGCATCCTCTCGCCGGCGTCGGCAGGGTGTCACCGTCTCATCAGGGAGTATGCGGCCATCTGCGTCACGTCGGCCGAAGAGATGGCCGAGCTGGCAGACCCGCTGGGAACCGGCCCGACAGACGAACCAGGGTCGGCGGCGGCCGACACCGTGATGGTGCCGTCTGACGGCGGAGATGCGGAGGGGGCGGTCCTGTCCGCACTGTCATCGGCGCGCGGTGCCAGCGCGGACGAGATCGCGGCGCGGTCGGCTCTGCCGTTCACGACGGTCGCCGCGATCCTCGGCCGGCTCGATCTCGCGGGACGCGCCAGGGAGAGCGGTGAAGGCTGGACGCTCAGCGAACGGAGGCACGCGTGA
- a CDS encoding DUF2469 family protein encodes MDEDEFDDYDREVELALYREYRDVVSQFKYVIETERRFYLANEVEFVRRDTEHDFYFELTMNDVWVWDVYRADRFVKSVRVLTFKDVNIEELSSKEFELPKELALDE; translated from the coding sequence ATGGATGAAGACGAGTTCGACGACTACGACCGCGAGGTCGAGTTGGCTTTGTATCGCGAGTACCGGGACGTCGTCTCGCAGTTCAAGTATGTGATCGAGACGGAACGCCGTTTCTATCTGGCGAACGAGGTGGAGTTCGTGCGCCGCGATACGGAGCACGACTTCTACTTCGAGCTCACGATGAACGACGTCTGGGTGTGGGATGTGTACCGGGCCGACCGCTTCGTCAAGTCGGTGCGCGTTCTGACCTTCAAGGACGTCAACATCGAGGAGCTCTCCTCCAAGGAGTTCGAGCTGCCCAAGGAGCTCGCGCTCGACGAGTGA
- a CDS encoding peptidoglycan DD-metalloendopeptidase family protein, with amino-acid sequence MRLRERVGGAWARLRLGLGRWRAVWRALAGLGLLVTALPVGSAAAGPAAAVVAPSPASRPQAVDVEETGRDRPAAADQGARWMWPVAAPAISAPYAAPPTRYAAGHRGIDVTAVSGTPVVAPETATVRFAGVVVDRPVVTLDHGGGVLSSVEPVSSDLPVGSAVARGAVIGVVASGGHCGTACIHVGVRVDGEYVSPMLFFGRVPPAILLPLGRG; translated from the coding sequence ATGCGGTTGCGTGAGCGGGTGGGCGGTGCCTGGGCACGGCTGCGGCTGGGACTCGGGCGCTGGCGAGCGGTGTGGCGTGCCCTGGCCGGGTTGGGGCTGCTGGTGACCGCCTTACCCGTCGGTTCGGCTGCTGCGGGGCCCGCCGCTGCCGTAGTCGCACCCTCGCCCGCATCGCGCCCGCAGGCCGTCGACGTCGAGGAGACCGGGCGTGACCGGCCAGCGGCCGCAGATCAGGGTGCGCGCTGGATGTGGCCGGTCGCCGCCCCTGCCATCAGCGCGCCCTATGCGGCACCTCCGACGCGCTACGCCGCGGGGCATCGCGGCATCGACGTGACGGCGGTGTCGGGGACGCCGGTCGTCGCACCGGAGACCGCGACAGTGCGCTTCGCGGGAGTGGTCGTGGACCGCCCGGTGGTGACGCTCGACCACGGCGGTGGAGTGCTGTCGAGCGTCGAACCGGTGTCGTCGGACCTTCCGGTGGGCTCGGCCGTCGCCCGTGGTGCGGTCATCGGGGTCGTGGCGTCGGGCGGGCATTGCGGCACGGCGTGCATCCACGTGGGTGTCCGCGTGGACGGAGAGTACGTGTCGCCCATGCTGTTCTTCGGACGGGTGCCGCCCGCGATCCTTCTGCCGCTCGGCCGCGGTTGA
- a CDS encoding sugar porter family MFS transporter, with protein sequence MTEESRNAAATSDENAPRPTAAMRRKVTGLAIAAAVGGFLFGFDSSVINGAVDSIQKSFALNAFVTGFIVAIALLGCAVGAFIAGRLADRWGRLKVMLLGAVLFLASSIGAGLAFSAWDLGFWRVIGGLGIGIASVVAPAYIAEISPRQSRGRLASLQQLAITIGIFVALLSDALLAGVAGSASQQLWFGLEAWRWMFLVGVIPSVVYGILALTLPESPRFLLANGRHDEAREIFTTLVPEEDIDRQIGDIERAIQEDKEGAKATLAGNRLGLKPIVWIGIILSVFQQFVGINVIFYYSTTLWKAVGFTESNSLLITVITSVTNVVVTIIAIVLVDRVGRRPILLTGSVGMALSLGVMALSFAFAVKVDGAVSLPNPWGPIALIAANIFVICFGASWGPLVWVLLGEIFPTKIRGKALGVAAAAQWIANFLVTVSFPPMADFSLPFTYGMYAIFAALSFFFVFFKIPETNGMALEHAETLFREAGGKRRGVQVRSSGDSA encoded by the coding sequence ATGACTGAAGAGAGCAGGAACGCAGCCGCCACGAGCGACGAGAACGCACCACGGCCCACGGCGGCGATGCGGAGGAAAGTCACCGGACTGGCGATCGCAGCGGCGGTCGGCGGGTTCCTGTTCGGTTTCGACTCGTCGGTCATCAACGGCGCCGTCGACTCCATCCAGAAGAGCTTCGCACTCAACGCCTTCGTCACCGGGTTCATCGTCGCCATCGCTCTGCTCGGCTGCGCGGTCGGCGCCTTCATCGCCGGTCGCCTCGCCGACCGCTGGGGGCGCCTCAAGGTGATGCTCCTCGGCGCCGTCCTGTTCCTCGCCAGCTCCATCGGTGCCGGCCTCGCGTTCTCCGCCTGGGACCTCGGGTTCTGGCGCGTCATCGGCGGTCTCGGCATCGGTATCGCGTCCGTCGTCGCCCCGGCCTACATCGCCGAGATCTCGCCGCGGCAGTCCCGTGGACGCCTCGCCTCTCTGCAGCAGCTGGCCATCACCATCGGTATCTTCGTGGCGCTGCTCTCGGACGCCCTCCTCGCCGGCGTGGCCGGTTCCGCGTCCCAGCAGCTCTGGTTCGGTCTCGAGGCATGGCGCTGGATGTTCCTGGTCGGCGTGATCCCGTCCGTCGTCTACGGCATCCTCGCCCTGACGCTGCCCGAGTCGCCCCGCTTCCTGCTCGCCAACGGGCGCCATGACGAGGCACGGGAGATCTTCACCACGCTCGTACCCGAAGAGGACATCGACCGTCAGATCGGCGACATCGAGCGCGCGATCCAAGAGGACAAGGAGGGTGCGAAAGCCACCCTCGCCGGCAACCGGCTGGGCCTCAAGCCGATCGTCTGGATCGGCATCATCCTCTCCGTCTTCCAGCAGTTCGTCGGCATCAACGTGATCTTCTACTACTCGACGACACTGTGGAAGGCGGTCGGCTTCACCGAGAGCAACTCGCTGCTCATCACCGTCATCACGTCGGTCACGAATGTGGTCGTGACGATCATCGCCATCGTGCTCGTCGACCGCGTCGGCCGCCGCCCCATCCTGCTGACCGGCTCGGTCGGTATGGCCCTGTCCCTGGGTGTCATGGCGCTCTCCTTCGCCTTCGCGGTCAAGGTCGACGGCGCCGTCTCGCTGCCGAATCCGTGGGGCCCGATCGCGCTGATCGCCGCGAACATCTTCGTCATCTGCTTCGGTGCGTCGTGGGGACCGCTGGTGTGGGTGCTGCTCGGCGAGATCTTCCCGACCAAGATCCGCGGGAAGGCGCTCGGCGTCGCGGCGGCCGCGCAGTGGATCGCCAACTTCCTGGTGACGGTCTCGTTCCCGCCCATGGCCGACTTCTCGCTGCCCTTCACGTACGGCATGTACGCGATCTTCGCGGCCCTGTCGTTCTTCTTCGTCTTCTTCAAGATCCCCGAGACGAACGGGATGGCACTGGAGCACGCCGAGACCCTCTTCCGCGAAGCCGGGGGCAAGCGCCGGGGCGTCCAGGTGCGCTCCAGCGGAGACTCCGCCTGA
- the rpsB gene encoding 30S ribosomal protein S2, whose product MAVVTMRQLLDSGVHFGHQTRRWNPKMKRFILTERSGSYIIDLQQSLAYIDKTYDFVRETVAHGGTILFVGTKKQAQQAIAEQATRVGQPYVNQRWLGGLLTNFSTVSKRLARMKELEELDFEGTTSGFTKKELLIKKRELDKLHKSLGGIRNLSKTPSALWVVDTKKEHLAIDEAKKLGIPVIGILDTNCDPDEVQYPIPGNDDAIRSVTLLTRIVADAAAEGLIQRHQKPEEGAEPAEPLAEWEQELLQQSSEEVQSSAETAKAADADLAAAKADSAEVIAEGEADAVEADAVVAAETDAAEAESTVETDAPADAESK is encoded by the coding sequence ATGGCCGTCGTCACCATGCGCCAGCTGCTCGACAGCGGCGTCCACTTCGGACACCAGACCCGTCGCTGGAACCCGAAGATGAAGCGCTTCATCCTCACCGAGCGCTCGGGCAGCTACATCATCGACCTGCAGCAGTCTCTCGCGTACATCGACAAGACGTACGACTTCGTCCGCGAGACCGTCGCCCACGGCGGCACCATCCTCTTCGTCGGCACCAAGAAGCAGGCCCAGCAGGCGATCGCCGAGCAGGCGACCCGCGTGGGCCAGCCCTACGTGAACCAGCGCTGGCTGGGCGGTCTGCTGACCAACTTCTCGACCGTGTCCAAGCGCCTCGCCCGCATGAAGGAGCTCGAGGAGCTCGACTTCGAGGGCACCACCAGCGGCTTCACCAAGAAGGAGCTGCTGATCAAGAAGCGCGAGCTGGACAAGCTCCACAAGTCGCTGGGCGGCATCCGCAACCTCAGCAAGACGCCGAGCGCGCTCTGGGTGGTCGACACCAAGAAGGAGCACCTCGCGATCGACGAGGCCAAGAAGCTGGGCATCCCGGTCATCGGCATCCTCGACACGAACTGCGACCCGGACGAGGTCCAGTACCCGATCCCGGGCAACGACGACGCCATCCGCTCCGTCACCCTGCTGACCCGCATCGTCGCCGACGCCGCGGCCGAGGGCCTCATCCAGCGTCACCAGAAGCCCGAAGAGGGCGCCGAGCCGGCCGAGCCGCTCGCCGAGTGGGAGCAGGAGCTCCTGCAGCAGTCCTCCGAAGAGGTGCAGTCGAGCGCCGAGACCGCCAAGGCCGCTGACGCGGACCTGGCGGCCGCCAAGGCCGACTCCGCCGAGGTCATCGCCGAGGGCGAGGCGGACGCTGTCGAGGCTGACGCCGTCGTGGCCGCCGAGACCGACGCCGCCGAGGCCGAGTCGACCGTCGAGACCGACGCACCTGCGGACGCCGAGTCCAAGTAA
- a CDS encoding YifB family Mg chelatase-like AAA ATPase, whose amino-acid sequence MALARTFAIALDGLRGHVVEVEADISAGLPAFVLIGLPDTALGESRKRVGAAAVNAGCSLSQKKLTVNLSPAALPKQGSGFDLAIAIAALSAAGVVPPASAARAVHLGELGLDGRLRPVAGVLPAVLAAREAGFDRVLVPAGNLDEACLVEGIEVTGVTGLRAAAIVHGAELDPADEEPVLPAVSEHRAAPEPDMSEVSGNGEAVEALVAAAAGGHHLAMVGPPGAGKTMLARRLPSLLPDLDGAEALEATCIRSLTGLGVGAELVRRPPFEAPHHTASAVSLVGGGSGRINPGAIVRATHGVLFLDEAAEFPPSVLDALRQPLENGSITIHRASGAASFPARFQLVLASNPCPCGHYGSADAECTCSPMARRRYLARMSGPLMDRVDIRLTVRRLGLAALHAASDVHAPGWTSSELRARVEAARASAVERLRGTGWVRNADVAGSWLRSGERRLGASAIAPLDRALERGGITMRGYDRTLRLAWTLADLDGAGSPDVDHVGRALFLRRGISS is encoded by the coding sequence ATGGCGCTGGCACGCACGTTCGCCATCGCCCTCGACGGTTTGCGCGGCCACGTCGTCGAGGTGGAGGCGGATATCTCGGCCGGTCTCCCGGCTTTCGTCCTCATCGGGCTGCCCGACACGGCGCTGGGGGAGTCGCGCAAGCGGGTCGGGGCCGCCGCCGTCAACGCGGGCTGCTCCCTGTCGCAGAAGAAGCTCACGGTCAACCTGTCGCCGGCCGCGCTGCCGAAGCAGGGGTCCGGTTTCGATCTGGCTATCGCGATCGCGGCGCTGTCGGCGGCGGGGGTCGTACCCCCGGCCTCCGCGGCGCGTGCCGTCCATCTGGGTGAGCTCGGGCTGGACGGGCGGCTGCGTCCGGTGGCGGGTGTGCTGCCCGCGGTCCTGGCGGCTCGCGAAGCCGGGTTCGATCGGGTGCTCGTGCCCGCAGGCAACCTCGACGAGGCGTGCCTGGTCGAGGGCATCGAGGTGACAGGAGTGACGGGTCTACGTGCCGCGGCGATCGTACACGGCGCCGAGCTCGACCCGGCGGACGAGGAGCCGGTCCTTCCAGCAGTGTCCGAGCACCGTGCAGCACCGGAGCCGGACATGTCGGAGGTCTCGGGCAACGGCGAAGCGGTCGAGGCTCTGGTCGCCGCTGCAGCGGGCGGCCATCATCTGGCCATGGTCGGGCCGCCGGGTGCGGGCAAGACCATGCTCGCCCGGCGCCTGCCGTCGTTGCTGCCCGACCTCGATGGTGCCGAGGCGTTGGAGGCCACGTGCATCCGTTCTCTCACAGGTCTGGGCGTCGGAGCCGAGCTGGTGCGGAGGCCTCCGTTCGAAGCGCCGCACCATACGGCATCGGCCGTCTCACTCGTCGGCGGCGGCAGCGGACGCATCAACCCCGGCGCGATCGTCCGGGCCACTCACGGTGTGCTGTTCCTGGACGAGGCGGCGGAGTTTCCGCCGTCCGTGCTCGACGCGCTCCGGCAGCCGCTCGAGAACGGGAGCATCACCATCCATCGCGCGAGCGGTGCGGCGTCGTTTCCGGCGCGGTTCCAGCTCGTGCTCGCCTCGAACCCCTGTCCGTGCGGGCACTACGGTTCGGCGGATGCGGAGTGCACGTGCTCGCCGATGGCGCGCAGACGCTACCTCGCTCGCATGTCCGGGCCGCTGATGGATCGTGTGGACATCCGTCTCACCGTGCGGCGATTGGGGCTGGCGGCCCTCCATGCGGCGTCCGACGTCCATGCGCCCGGCTGGACCAGCAGCGAGCTCCGAGCGCGCGTCGAGGCGGCTCGGGCCAGTGCGGTCGAGCGACTGCGCGGAACAGGCTGGGTGCGCAACGCCGACGTGGCCGGCAGCTGGCTGCGATCGGGCGAGCGCCGACTCGGTGCATCGGCGATCGCGCCACTGGACCGGGCGTTGGAGCGCGGCGGCATCACGATGCGCGGCTACGACCGAACACTGCGCCTCGCTTGGACCCTCGCGGACCTCGACGGCGCTGGATCGCCGGACGTCGACCATGTCGGGCGTGCGCTGTTTCTCCGGCGCGGGATCAGCTCATGA
- the rplS gene encoding 50S ribosomal protein L19: protein MHILDQLDAASLKQDIPDFRAGDTVKVHVNIIEGNRSRVQVFQGVVIGRSGEGVRETFTVRKISFQVGVERTFPVHSPVIDKIEVVTRGDVRRAKLYYLRELRGKKAKIKEKREN, encoded by the coding sequence ATGCACATCCTCGACCAGCTCGACGCCGCGTCCCTCAAGCAGGACATCCCCGACTTCCGCGCCGGCGACACCGTCAAGGTGCACGTGAACATCATCGAGGGCAACCGCTCTCGCGTCCAGGTCTTCCAGGGCGTCGTCATCGGCCGCTCCGGCGAGGGCGTCCGCGAGACCTTCACGGTCCGCAAGATCAGCTTCCAGGTGGGTGTCGAGCGCACCTTCCCGGTCCACTCCCCGGTCATCGACAAGATCGAGGTCGTCACCCGCGGTGACGTCCGTCGCGCGAAGCTCTACTACCTGCGCGAGCTCCGCGGCAAGAAGGCGAAGATCAAGGAGAAGCGCGAGAACTGA
- a CDS encoding ribonuclease HII, whose amino-acid sequence MMTPVSPSLRFEKALYREGVTSIVAVDEVGRGALAGPVAVGMVVIDTAVKRIPPGLRDSKLLPEPVRESLEPLCRKWAMHHAVGLATAEEVDSLGIMRCLGLAGARALVQLEEQGAGVHDSTLILDGNYDYLNPALMRPAKVVTRIKADRDCASVAAASVIAKVHRDRMMIAHDSEYPGYGWASNKGYSTPEHFAAIAELGPSALHRMTWLKQPALIDIPE is encoded by the coding sequence ATGATGACCCCGGTGTCGCCGTCCCTGCGGTTCGAGAAGGCCCTCTATCGGGAGGGCGTGACCTCCATCGTCGCCGTCGACGAGGTCGGCCGCGGAGCGCTCGCCGGCCCTGTCGCGGTCGGGATGGTCGTCATCGATACGGCGGTGAAGCGCATCCCGCCGGGACTGCGGGACTCCAAGCTCCTGCCGGAACCCGTGCGGGAATCGCTCGAGCCGCTGTGCCGCAAGTGGGCCATGCATCACGCGGTCGGTCTGGCGACAGCCGAAGAGGTCGATTCGCTCGGGATCATGCGCTGCCTGGGACTCGCGGGAGCTCGAGCCCTCGTGCAACTGGAGGAACAGGGCGCCGGCGTGCATGACAGCACCCTCATCCTCGACGGCAACTACGACTACCTGAACCCCGCGCTCATGCGGCCCGCGAAGGTGGTCACCCGCATCAAGGCCGACCGGGACTGCGCGTCCGTCGCCGCGGCATCCGTCATCGCCAAGGTGCATCGTGACCGGATGATGATCGCGCACGACTCGGAGTATCCGGGCTACGGCTGGGCGAGCAACAAGGGGTACTCGACACCGGAGCACTTCGCCGCGATCGCAGAGTTGGGCCCGAGTGCCCTGCACCGGATGACGTGGCTGAAGCAGCCCGCGCTGATCGACATCCCGGAGTGA
- the map gene encoding type I methionyl aminopeptidase, with protein MIELRTPAEIEQMRPAGRFVADVLAQTAAAAHVGVNLLELDALAHDLIRRRGAESCYIDYHPSFGASPFGKVICTSVNDAVLHGLPHDYRLQDGDLLTLDFAASVDGWVADSAVSLVVGTPRDEDLRLIDTTRRALTAGIEAAQPGGRIGDISAAIAAVAHAEGYSINTQFGGHGVGRTMHGDPHISNDGRAGRGYPLRPGLVVAIEPWFLETTDEIYTDRDGWTLRSADGSRGAHSEHTVAITDDGPLVLTAP; from the coding sequence GTGATCGAGCTGAGGACGCCCGCCGAGATCGAGCAGATGCGACCGGCCGGCCGCTTCGTCGCCGATGTGCTCGCGCAGACGGCCGCGGCGGCCCACGTCGGCGTGAACCTGCTGGAGCTGGACGCGCTCGCGCACGACCTCATCCGTCGCCGCGGCGCCGAGTCCTGCTACATCGACTACCACCCGTCGTTCGGTGCCAGCCCGTTCGGGAAGGTGATCTGCACCTCCGTCAACGATGCCGTGCTGCACGGCCTCCCGCACGACTACCGCCTGCAGGACGGCGACCTCCTGACCCTCGACTTCGCGGCGAGCGTCGACGGCTGGGTCGCCGACTCGGCCGTCAGCCTGGTCGTGGGCACTCCGCGCGACGAGGACCTCCGCCTCATCGACACGACCCGTCGCGCGCTGACGGCGGGCATCGAGGCGGCGCAGCCGGGCGGACGGATCGGAGACATCTCCGCGGCCATCGCCGCCGTCGCACACGCGGAGGGCTACTCGATCAACACGCAGTTCGGCGGCCACGGCGTCGGCCGGACGATGCACGGCGACCCGCACATCTCGAACGACGGACGCGCCGGGCGCGGCTATCCCCTGCGCCCGGGACTCGTCGTCGCGATCGAGCCGTGGTTCCTGGAGACGACGGACGAGATCTACACCGACCGAGACGGCTGGACTCTCCGCAGCGCCGACGGCTCCCGCGGCGCGCACTCCGAGCACACCGTCGCCATCACCGACGACGGCCCCCTCGTCCTCACCGCCCCCTGA